A region of Mammaliicoccus sp. Dog046 DNA encodes the following proteins:
- a CDS encoding sugar ABC transporter permease: MKKRNPKLAAMLSIIPGIGQFYNKRYIKGSIFIIFFISFISVFYQFMNIGFWGLFTLGTVPKLDDSRVLLAQGIISLLLIAFALTLYVVNIIDAYRNADQYNKGHEIKDNKGRMVATWDKTFPYLLISPGIFLLIFVVVFPLLFMCFLAFTNYNLYNAPPRHLLEWVGFENFKSLVTVPIWKTTFFNVLTWTIVWTLVATTLQIALALLLAIIVNHPLIKFKKLIRTILILPWAVPSFVTILIFAAIFNDDFGSINNDILQPLLGIAPAWLNDPFWAKVALILIQVWLGFPFVFALFTGVLQSISSDWYEAADMDGASSWQKFRNITFPHILFATAPLLIMQYAGNFNNFNLIYLFNKGGPPVSGQNAGSTDILISWVYRLTFDMQNYNMAATISLIIGLFIAIIAFIQFKKTSTFKDEGDI; the protein is encoded by the coding sequence GTGAAGAAGAGAAATCCAAAATTAGCGGCCATGCTTTCAATCATTCCAGGTATTGGCCAATTTTATAACAAACGATATATCAAAGGTAGCATCTTTATTATATTCTTTATAAGCTTTATTTCAGTGTTTTATCAATTTATGAATATTGGATTCTGGGGATTATTTACTTTAGGTACAGTGCCTAAACTAGATGATTCAAGAGTGTTATTAGCACAAGGGATTATATCATTATTATTAATTGCATTTGCATTAACGCTATATGTTGTAAATATCATTGATGCATATCGTAATGCTGATCAATATAACAAAGGACATGAAATTAAAGATAATAAAGGAAGAATGGTGGCCACATGGGATAAGACCTTTCCTTATTTATTAATTTCACCAGGTATATTTTTATTAATATTTGTTGTTGTATTCCCATTATTATTCATGTGTTTCTTAGCATTTACAAATTACAATTTATATAATGCGCCACCTAGACATTTATTAGAATGGGTAGGCTTTGAAAATTTTAAATCATTAGTGACTGTACCGATTTGGAAAACTACATTTTTTAATGTTTTAACTTGGACAATTGTATGGACATTAGTAGCAACGACATTGCAAATTGCATTAGCATTATTACTAGCAATTATTGTGAATCATCCATTAATCAAATTCAAAAAACTAATCAGAACGATATTAATTTTACCGTGGGCAGTACCATCGTTCGTAACAATTTTAATATTTGCAGCGATTTTCAATGATGATTTTGGTTCAATTAATAATGATATATTACAGCCATTATTAGGCATTGCACCTGCATGGTTAAATGATCCGTTCTGGGCAAAGGTTGCATTGATTTTAATTCAAGTATGGCTTGGATTCCCATTTGTATTTGCATTATTCACAGGTGTTTTACAAAGTATTTCATCAGACTGGTACGAAGCGGCAGATATGGACGGTGCATCAAGTTGGCAAAAATTTAGAAACATTACTTTTCCACACATCTTATTTGCGACTGCACCATTATTAATTATGCAATACGCAGGTAACTTTAATAACTTTAACTTAATTTATTTATTTAACAAGGGTGGTCCACCTGTTTCTGGCCAAAATGCAGGAAGCACAGATATCTTAATATCTTGGGTGTACCGATTAACATTTGATATGCAAAATTATAATATGGCAGCGACAATATCTTTAATTATAGGATTATTTATAGCAATTATTGCGTTTATTCAATTCAAAAAAACAAGTACATTTAAAGACGAGGGGGATATTTAA
- a CDS encoding LacI family DNA-binding transcriptional regulator — MVTIKDVAREANVAPSTVSRVISGHKSISEKTSKKVKAVMKQLGYQPNIAARTLVTQKAKTIGLILKSSSKEMTQNPFFTDVLMGISIACKEREYSTIMTTSIEQDDLIEEVENLIKSKSIDGFIMLYSKEQDPIAHLLKTYNVPFVVIGKQLQDRDIIHIDNDNIDASFEITEYMINKGHAHLAFIAEPDDYAVALDRISGFKQACEKNNIQNYEIYHANPDRDELLEIITSMKKRNAFPSAIITSDSMININLLSALYALNIRIPDEVMTATFNDSFINTYASPPQTVVNIYPDHLGEEAGIALIKLIENPNILRKNTIVPTEIIERESTKIRGE, encoded by the coding sequence GTGGTTACAATTAAAGACGTGGCAAGAGAAGCCAACGTTGCACCATCTACAGTTTCAAGAGTGATTAGCGGACATAAGAGCATTAGTGAGAAGACATCAAAAAAAGTAAAAGCTGTGATGAAGCAGTTAGGATATCAACCTAACATAGCTGCGAGAACACTTGTTACACAGAAAGCAAAAACGATAGGATTAATTTTGAAATCGTCCTCAAAAGAAATGACGCAAAATCCATTTTTTACAGATGTGTTGATGGGGATTTCAATCGCATGTAAAGAACGAGAATACTCTACAATCATGACGACTTCCATTGAGCAAGATGACTTAATTGAAGAAGTTGAAAATTTAATTAAATCAAAATCTATCGATGGATTTATTATGCTTTATTCTAAAGAGCAAGATCCAATTGCGCACCTTTTAAAAACGTATAACGTGCCTTTTGTCGTGATAGGAAAACAATTACAAGACAGAGATATTATTCATATCGATAACGATAATATAGATGCAAGCTTTGAAATAACAGAATATATGATTAATAAAGGGCATGCACATTTAGCCTTTATTGCGGAACCGGATGATTATGCCGTAGCATTAGATAGAATTTCAGGATTTAAACAAGCGTGTGAAAAAAATAATATACAAAACTATGAGATATATCATGCAAATCCTGACAGGGATGAATTATTAGAAATAATCACAAGTATGAAGAAAAGAAATGCATTTCCATCTGCAATTATTACATCAGATAGTATGATTAATATTAATTTATTAAGTGCGCTATATGCATTAAATATTAGAATTCCAGATGAAGTGATGACAGCGACATTTAACGATTCCTTTATTAATACTTATGCATCGCCGCCACAAACAGTTGTGAATATTTATCCTGATCATTTAGGAGAAGAAGCGGGCATCGCATTAATCAAACTTATTGAGAATCCAAATATTTTAAGAAAAAATACAATCGTTCCTACCGAAATTATAGAACGAGAATCAACAAAAATAAGAGGTGAATAA
- a CDS encoding sugar ABC transporter permease: protein MNKKNKNILKAILMYGILIVMFIIIIYPLLWTLGLSLNSGSNLYGSSMIPKDASLKNYIYLLTDPSSDYLTWYKNTLLVASANALFSVIFVGLTAYAFSRYRFVGRKYGLMAFLILQMFPVLMAMVAIYILLNTIGLLDSLFGLTLIYIGGSIPMNAFLVKGYFDTIPKELDESAKIDGAGHLRIFFTIMLPLAKPILAVVALFNFMGPFMDFILPRILLRSPEKYTLAVGLFNFINDQFGNNFTVFAAGAMMIAIPISIVFLLLQRYLVTGLTAGATKG from the coding sequence ATGAATAAGAAAAATAAAAATATTTTAAAAGCGATATTAATGTATGGCATATTAATCGTCATGTTTATTATCATTATTTATCCACTACTATGGACTTTAGGGTTATCACTCAATTCAGGTTCGAATTTATATGGATCGAGTATGATTCCAAAAGATGCGTCTTTAAAAAATTATATTTACTTGTTAACTGATCCATCGAGTGATTATTTAACGTGGTATAAAAACACATTGCTTGTAGCATCAGCCAATGCATTATTCTCAGTTATATTTGTAGGTTTAACAGCATATGCTTTTTCTCGTTATAGATTTGTAGGTAGAAAGTACGGGTTGATGGCATTCTTAATCTTACAAATGTTTCCGGTATTAATGGCAATGGTAGCGATATATATTCTGTTAAATACGATTGGATTGTTAGATTCTTTATTTGGATTAACATTAATTTATATCGGTGGTTCCATACCAATGAATGCATTTTTAGTTAAAGGATATTTCGATACAATACCGAAAGAATTAGATGAATCTGCTAAAATAGATGGTGCAGGGCATTTGAGAATATTTTTCACGATAATGTTGCCATTAGCGAAGCCGATATTGGCAGTTGTTGCTTTGTTTAATTTTATGGGGCCATTTATGGACTTTATTCTGCCAAGAATTTTATTAAGAAGTCCCGAAAAATATACTTTAGCAGTAGGATTATTCAATTTTATTAATGATCAATTTGGTAACAACTTTACAGTATTTGCTGCAGGCGCAATGATGATAGCTATCCCAATTTCAATTGTGTTCTTATTATTACAAAGATATTTGGTAACTGGTCTGACTGCCGGAGCAACTAAAGGATAA
- the dhaL gene encoding dihydroxyacetone kinase subunit DhaL, which translates to MNAELLLQNLKALKDTFEQEEQNLTQLDRVIGDGDHGVNMLRGFKAVDEKVSGTTISEVLKSTGMTLMSSVGGASGPLYGFSFVKMAGVDEDEITSDNLKSFIDEFKNAVATRGKVTGGEKTMYDVLLKASKHLEEGQPLTNEVLQQFADETKELEATKGRAAYFKKDSVGHIDPGAQSMVYVLNAISKDV; encoded by the coding sequence ATGAATGCAGAATTACTATTACAAAATTTAAAAGCACTTAAAGATACATTTGAACAAGAGGAACAAAATTTAACACAGTTAGATAGAGTGATTGGCGACGGTGACCATGGCGTTAATATGTTAAGAGGATTTAAAGCTGTAGATGAAAAAGTATCTGGAACAACAATCAGTGAAGTATTGAAATCGACAGGTATGACATTAATGAGTTCAGTCGGTGGTGCTTCTGGCCCACTTTATGGATTCAGCTTCGTTAAAATGGCTGGCGTAGATGAAGATGAAATCACTTCGGATAATCTAAAATCATTTATAGACGAGTTTAAAAATGCTGTGGCTACACGAGGTAAAGTAACAGGTGGAGAAAAAACAATGTATGATGTTTTATTGAAAGCATCTAAACATCTAGAAGAAGGTCAACCGTTAACAAATGAAGTGTTACAACAATTTGCTGATGAAACAAAAGAATTAGAAGCAACTAAAGGTAGAGCGGCTTATTTTAAAAAAGATTCAGTCGGACATATTGATCCAGGTGCACAAAGCATGGTGTATGTCTTAAATGCAATCAGTAAGGATGTGTAA
- the dhaK gene encoding dihydroxyacetone kinase subunit DhaK, which yields MKKLMKEKTNFVADMLEGIKVMDHSVEIISDNVVVRKNLKSKGVALVSGGGSGHEPAHAGFVSEGMLDAAVCGEVFTSPTPDKILDAIKHVATEEGVLLIIKNYAGDVMNFEMAQEMAEMEGIQCQSVIVRDDISIDNEQDRRGVAGTVFVHKYAGYLSDNGYNLTEIKEKVEAFIESIKTIGMAIYPCLVPTTGQYGFDLDDEKMEIGIGIHGERGIYQENIEPVDDIIKRLMNELEKEVSEKELIVMINGMGATPDSELAVIAKYFNDYAINHKLDIKKCIVGNYMTALDMQGFSITLVPYQEEYLKAFNAPTESKYFK from the coding sequence ATGAAGAAATTAATGAAAGAAAAGACGAATTTCGTTGCAGATATGCTAGAGGGTATCAAAGTGATGGACCACTCTGTTGAAATTATTAGTGACAATGTCGTTGTTCGAAAAAATCTTAAATCTAAAGGTGTCGCACTTGTATCAGGTGGTGGATCTGGACATGAACCTGCACATGCTGGTTTTGTTTCGGAAGGTATGCTCGATGCAGCTGTATGTGGCGAAGTGTTCACATCACCAACACCTGATAAAATATTAGATGCCATTAAACATGTAGCCACTGAAGAAGGCGTATTACTTATTATTAAAAATTATGCCGGAGATGTTATGAACTTTGAAATGGCACAAGAAATGGCTGAAATGGAAGGTATTCAATGTCAGTCAGTTATCGTTCGTGATGATATTTCTATAGATAATGAACAAGATAGAAGAGGTGTTGCGGGTACTGTTTTTGTGCATAAGTACGCGGGATATTTATCGGATAATGGATATAATTTAACAGAGATTAAAGAAAAAGTTGAAGCTTTTATTGAAAGTATAAAAACAATTGGAATGGCAATTTATCCTTGTTTAGTACCGACAACCGGTCAATATGGATTTGATTTAGACGATGAAAAAATGGAAATAGGTATTGGGATCCATGGTGAAAGAGGTATTTATCAAGAAAATATTGAACCAGTGGATGACATTATAAAAAGATTAATGAATGAATTAGAGAAAGAAGTATCTGAAAAAGAATTAATCGTAATGATTAATGGCATGGGAGCAACACCTGATTCTGAACTTGCTGTAATCGCAAAATATTTTAATGATTACGCAATCAATCATAAACTAGATATTAAGAAATGCATAGTTGGCAATTATATGACAGCATTAGATATGCAAGGATTTTCAATTACATTAGTACCTTATCAAGAAGAGTATTTAAAAGCATTTAACGCACCAACAGAAAGTAAATATTTTAAATAG
- a CDS encoding alpha-glucosidase encodes MEERIWWKEAVCYQVYPRSFNDSNNDGIGDINGIREKLDYLKDLGIDVIWVSPIFQSPNDDNGYDISDYQDIMNEFGTMEDFELLLKETHEKGMKLILDLVINHTSDEHPWFIESKSSKENDKRDWYIWQEGQNGKEPNNWGSIFNGSAWEQTEETDDYYLHIFSKKQPDLNWENSDVRQAIYDMINWWFEKGIDGFRVDAITHIKKSFEDGDITYADDEQNFKAAFERYTNRPGILEHLRELRDETFNKYDIMTVGEANGVSPDDAEDWVGFEKGIFNMIFQFEHLGLWNTEDSGFDVIQYKNILTKWQDKLEGKGWNALFIENHDQPRCVSTWGDDQQYWFESATSHATNYFLQKGTPFIYQGQEIGMTNYPFTSLDEFNDVSVKNEIKLRTENGEDTSQLLETFSKVNRDNARTMMQWNSSKHAGFSNHEPWFHVNPNYVDINVEQQLEDEESLLNFYKKMIKLKKENDVFNYGVYELIDHNHEQIYTYKRKLNNDQVIVMSNLTNEEAEITYDIDFENQELLLHNYKSIQDNKIMAPFETRVYRVVN; translated from the coding sequence ATGGAAGAAAGAATTTGGTGGAAAGAAGCGGTTTGTTATCAAGTATATCCAAGAAGTTTCAATGATTCGAATAATGATGGTATTGGGGATATCAATGGGATTAGAGAGAAACTTGATTATTTAAAAGATTTAGGTATTGATGTGATTTGGGTATCACCAATTTTTCAGTCGCCAAATGATGACAATGGTTATGATATTAGTGACTATCAAGATATTATGAATGAGTTTGGAACAATGGAAGACTTTGAATTGTTATTGAAAGAAACACATGAAAAAGGTATGAAACTTATTTTAGATTTAGTCATTAATCACACATCAGATGAACATCCTTGGTTTATTGAATCTAAATCAAGCAAAGAGAATGACAAACGAGATTGGTATATTTGGCAAGAAGGTCAAAATGGAAAAGAACCAAATAATTGGGGAAGTATATTTAATGGTTCAGCATGGGAACAAACAGAAGAAACTGACGACTATTATTTACATATCTTCAGTAAAAAACAACCAGATTTAAACTGGGAAAACTCAGATGTCAGACAAGCAATATATGACATGATAAATTGGTGGTTTGAAAAAGGAATAGACGGTTTCCGAGTAGATGCGATTACTCATATTAAGAAATCTTTTGAAGATGGAGATATCACATACGCTGATGATGAACAGAATTTCAAAGCTGCTTTTGAACGATATACAAATCGACCAGGCATTCTGGAACATTTAAGAGAATTACGTGATGAAACTTTTAACAAATATGACATTATGACAGTCGGTGAAGCAAACGGTGTAAGTCCGGATGATGCTGAAGACTGGGTCGGTTTTGAAAAGGGTATATTTAATATGATATTTCAGTTTGAACATTTAGGTTTATGGAATACGGAAGATAGTGGCTTTGACGTTATTCAATATAAAAACATCCTAACTAAGTGGCAAGATAAACTTGAAGGTAAAGGATGGAACGCACTATTTATAGAAAACCATGATCAACCAAGATGTGTTTCTACTTGGGGTGATGACCAACAGTATTGGTTTGAAAGTGCGACGAGTCATGCTACGAATTATTTCTTGCAAAAAGGAACACCATTTATATATCAAGGACAAGAAATAGGCATGACAAACTACCCATTCACATCTTTAGATGAATTTAATGATGTTTCAGTAAAAAATGAAATAAAGTTAAGAACAGAAAATGGTGAAGATACATCTCAACTGTTAGAAACATTTAGCAAAGTGAATAGAGATAATGCACGTACAATGATGCAGTGGAATAGTAGTAAACACGCAGGATTCTCAAATCACGAACCGTGGTTTCATGTTAACCCAAATTACGTAGACATCAATGTTGAACAACAATTAGAAGACGAAGAATCGTTGTTAAACTTTTATAAAAAAATGATAAAATTAAAAAAAGAAAATGACGTATTTAATTATGGAGTATATGAATTGATAGATCACAACCATGAACAAATATATACGTATAAGAGAAAATTAAATAATGATCAAGTCATAGTCATGAGCAACTTAACAAATGAAGAAGCCGAAATAACATATGATATAGACTTTGAAAATCAAGAATTGTTGTTACACAATTACAAGTCGATACAAGACAATAAAATAATGGCACCATTTGAAACAAGAGTGTATCGAGTGGTGAATTAA
- the dhaM gene encoding dihydroxyacetone kinase phosphoryl donor subunit DhaM, whose amino-acid sequence MATIGIISHSNDIAQGVKALLEQMSPSVTVIAKGGTNEGGIGTSIDTVNEVINEMEEDAMLFYDIGSSEMNLEMALDLYEGTLQLYKVDAPIVEGAFLASVSLSTGATIEEAIKSVEKEFS is encoded by the coding sequence ATGGCTACAATCGGTATTATCAGTCACAGTAATGATATTGCTCAAGGTGTTAAAGCATTATTAGAACAAATGTCTCCGAGTGTAACGGTTATTGCTAAAGGTGGCACTAATGAAGGTGGCATTGGGACAAGTATTGATACAGTCAATGAAGTGATTAATGAAATGGAAGAAGATGCGATGCTCTTTTATGATATTGGCTCTTCTGAAATGAATTTAGAAATGGCACTTGATTTGTATGAAGGAACGCTTCAGTTGTACAAAGTAGATGCTCCAATCGTTGAAGGTGCTTTTTTAGCGAGTGTTTCACTTTCAACAGGTGCAACGATTGAAGAAGCAATCAAAAGTGTCGAAAAAGAGTTTTCATAA
- a CDS encoding FadR/GntR family transcriptional regulator, whose product MKISNKKLYEKVADVIILDINEGRLSTGDRLPSIKALSENFGVGQATIRESLNALRAMGYVEIKHGKGTFIVEKEEPRFNVDAVCGDMKDIENLLEVRNIVEVGLARLAAKNRTEQDLSEIEQALRDMEEAIKESKLGETPDLAFHLAIAKASKNDILIQILENVSDIMQNTMKETRRVYLYTKSKSIEKLYNEHKEIYEAIKVQDDTLAQDKMAFHLSEVEKVVLSNINNQE is encoded by the coding sequence ATGAAGATATCGAACAAGAAATTATATGAAAAAGTTGCTGATGTCATCATTTTAGATATTAATGAAGGTCGATTAAGTACAGGAGATAGATTACCTTCAATAAAAGCATTATCTGAGAATTTTGGTGTAGGTCAGGCGACAATTCGTGAATCATTAAATGCATTAAGAGCGATGGGTTATGTAGAAATTAAACATGGTAAAGGTACATTTATCGTTGAAAAAGAAGAACCACGATTTAACGTCGATGCAGTTTGTGGGGATATGAAAGATATTGAAAACTTATTAGAAGTCCGCAATATCGTTGAAGTAGGTCTTGCAAGACTTGCTGCTAAAAATCGAACTGAACAAGATTTATCTGAAATAGAACAAGCACTGCGCGATATGGAAGAAGCCATTAAAGAGAGCAAGTTAGGGGAGACACCAGATTTAGCATTCCACCTTGCAATCGCAAAAGCATCTAAGAACGATATATTAATTCAAATATTAGAAAATGTTTCAGATATTATGCAAAATACAATGAAAGAAACAAGAAGAGTTTATTTATATACGAAAAGTAAATCTATAGAGAAACTCTACAACGAACATAAAGAAATATATGAAGCGATAAAAGTACAAGATGATACATTAGCACAAGACAAAATGGCATTTCATTTAAGTGAAGTAGAAAAAGTCGTGTTAAGTAATATAAACAATCAAGAGTAA